GATGGCGCCCACCAGCTCGTTGAGCCCCGCCAGCATGAGGCTCTTCCTCTGGTCCGGGGGTAGGTCGGCCACGTTGGCCAGCATCTGATCGTAATCGGCCCGGCCGTACTGCTTCAGGTCCAGCCCGTAAAACAGCGTCTCGTAGCGGCCGGAGACCCGCTGCAGGGCCGTGGCCACGAAGTCGTCCACGTCGTCCCCGCTCCGTCCACGCAGGAAGGCGTAGATCCGGCTCAGCATCTGGTTGAACTTCTCGACCACACCCTCCAGATCCATCTCCCGCTCCCGCGCGAGCACCCCCGCCCCCGCCGCCACCGCCTCTTCGGCTTGGCCGCGCCGGATCACGCCCAGGACGTGGAAAGCCCAGAGGATGCGGCAGGTCTCCAGGTTCGAGAGGTAGGAGACCTGGCAGATCTGCTCCACCGAGGCCCGGCCGGTGACATGGGTCAGGACTTCCTGCTCCTCGTCGGTCAGCTCGAGCTTGTGGAGCACCTCCGTGCTGCCCGTGGGAACGGGAGCGGAGTCGATGGTGCCGATCCCCCGATAGATGAGGCCCCAGGAGCGGGTCCGGCGGATGCCCTCCAGGATGAGGTTCTCCATCGAGAAGTTGAGGGTCACCACATCGTCGAGGCCAGGCTCGCTCATGATCAGCTCGTACTCGCCCCGCGTCCAGGTGAAGACGTCGAGAAGGATCT
This portion of the Vicinamibacteria bacterium genome encodes:
- a CDS encoding DUF4388 domain-containing protein; translation: MRVPEAEPEGSNLTLRGRIEDSSVPELLRSVLGSGETGVLTFRGGQVTKSLYLHMGRVVYAKSSNPDERMGESLLLQGKITVRQYLDASQMIRPGRRLGTVLVEMGALEPEDLLPAVEQHVKEILLDVFTWTRGEYELIMSEPGLDDVVTLNFSMENLILEGIRRTRSWGLIYRGIGTIDSAPVPTGSTEVLHKLELTDEEQEVLTHVTGRASVEQICQVSYLSNLETCRILWAFHVLGVIRRGQAEEAVAAGAGVLAREREMDLEGVVEKFNQMLSRIYAFLRGRSGDDVDDFVATALQRVSGRYETLFYGLDLKQYGRADYDQMLANVADLPPDQRKSLMLAGLNELVGAIQLGVRERHGAEEEAVVSGIIRDGFRKLGA